One Chryseobacterium indoltheticum DNA segment encodes these proteins:
- a CDS encoding peptidoglycan-binding protein LysM — protein MTKLIVITALTIGATILGTNNVQAQNTTATTTVNITLNDVISIDAGSTAIGNTVDFNYATAADYNSDQTITKANSLKVTSTKNFNVKVKAGGANFMNGTNLIPVNVLTIKAAAAAGTMGGTKNAVVLSATDQNLVTNAPLGSALTLNLDYTIPAAKSSSADILGKPAGTYTQTVTYTATAL, from the coding sequence ATGACAAAACTAATCGTAATCACAGCCTTAACTATCGGAGCAACTATATTAGGAACAAACAATGTTCAGGCGCAAAATACAACTGCAACAACTACAGTAAACATTACCCTGAACGATGTGATCTCAATCGACGCCGGAAGTACTGCAATCGGCAATACCGTTGACTTCAACTATGCTACTGCAGCAGACTATAACTCTGATCAAACGATTACTAAAGCAAACTCTTTAAAGGTTACTTCAACCAAGAACTTTAACGTTAAGGTAAAAGCAGGAGGTGCGAATTTCATGAATGGAACCAACTTAATCCCTGTAAATGTTTTGACAATCAAAGCTGCCGCAGCTGCCGGAACAATGGGTGGTACAAAAAACGCTGTCGTTTTATCTGCAACTGATCAAAACTTAGTGACAAACGCTCCACTAGGAAGCGCATTAACACTGAATTTGGATTACACAATTCCTGCAGCGAAATCATCATCTGCTGATATTTTAGGTAAACCAGCGGGAACTTACACGCAAACAGTAACTTATACTGCAACTGCTTTATAA
- a CDS encoding peptidoglycan-binding protein LysM, giving the protein MTKLIVITALTIGATILGTNNVQAQNTTATTTVNITLNDVISIDAGSTAIGNTVDFNYATAADYNSDQTITKANSLKVTSTKNFNVKVKAGGANFMNGTNLIPVNVLTIKAATAAGTMGGTKNAVVLSATDQNLVTNALLGSALTLNLDYTIPAAKSSSADILGKPAGTYTQTVTYTATAL; this is encoded by the coding sequence ATGACAAAACTAATTGTAATCACAGCCTTAACTATCGGAGCAACTATATTAGGAACAAACAATGTTCAGGCGCAAAATACAACTGCAACAACTACAGTAAACATTACCCTGAACGATGTGATCTCAATCGACGCCGGAAGTACTGCAATCGGCAATACCGTTGACTTCAACTATGCTACTGCAGCAGACTATAACTCTGATCAAACGATTACTAAAGCAAACTCTTTAAAGGTTACTTCAACCAAGAACTTTAACGTTAAGGTAAAAGCAGGAGGTGCGAATTTCATGAATGGAACCAACTTAATCCCTGTAAATGTTTTGACAATCAAAGCTGCTACAGCTGCCGGAACAATGGGCGGAACAAAAAATGCTGTCGTTTTATCTGCAACTGATCAAAATTTAGTGACAAATGCACTACTTGGAAGCGCATTAACACTGAATTTGGATTACACAATTCCTGCAGCAAAATCATCTTCTGCAGATATTTTAGGTAAACCGGCGGGAACTTACACGCAAACAGTAACTTATACTGCAACTGCTTTATAA